A window from Falco naumanni isolate bFalNau1 chromosome 3, bFalNau1.pat, whole genome shotgun sequence encodes these proteins:
- the LOC121085024 gene encoding chymotrypsin-like elastase family member 2A codes for MLGVLFAVLSLAAAAFGCGVPAYPPLVSRVVGGEAARPFSWPWQASLQYSSNGKWYHTCGGTLIATNWVMTAAHCISPSRNYRVFLGKYNLAAAEEGSIALPPEKIIVNENWNPQKVANGYDIALIKLTEHVTLSDHIKLACLPPAQSILSSNAACYVTGWGRLQTNGPLPDDLQQALLLVVDYATCSQPSWWGSTVKRTMVCAGGDGVTSSCNGDSGGPLNCQAADGKWEVHGIVSFGSGLGCNYYHKPSVFTRVSAYNSWIQQVMATN; via the exons ATGCTTGGAGTCCTCTTTGCTGTGTTGAGTCTGGCAGCTGCAG CCTTTGGCTGTGGGGTTCCTGCCTACCCCCCCCTTGTCTCTAGAGTTGTTGGAGGGGAAGCTGCAAGACCGTTCAGCTGGCCCTGGCAG GCCTCCCTTCAATACAGTTCCAATGGCAAATGGTATCACACCTGCGGAGGAACCCTCATTGCAACCAACTGGGTGATGACTGCTGCACACTGCATCAG TCCTTCTAGGAACTATCGAGTATTTCTTGGAAAATACAACCTAGCAGCTGCGGAAGAAGGATCAATTGCACTTCctccagaaaaaataattgtcaatGAGAACTGGAATCCACAGAAAGTTGCAAACGG GTATGACATTGCTTTGATCAAGCTCACTGAACACGTCACCTTAAGCGACCACATTAAGCTGGCCTGCCTCCCCCCTGCACAAAGCATCCTGTCATCCAACGCTGCCTGCTACGTGACAGGATGGGGAAGACTGCAGA CAAACGGACCTCTTCCAGACGACCTGCAGCAAGCCCTTTTGCTGGTGGTGGATTATGCCACTtgttcccagcccagctggtggGGAAGCACAGTGAAACGCACCATGGTTTGCGCTGGTGGGGATGGAGTCACCTCCAGTTGTAAT GGCGACTCTGGTGGCCCACTGAACTGCCAAGCTGCTGATGGCAAGTGGGAAGTGCACGGCATCGTCAGCTTTGGCTCTGGTCTTGGCTGCAACTATTACCACAAGCCTTCTGTCTTCACTCGGGTCTCTGCCTACAACAGCTGGATCCAGCAG GTTATGGCAACCAACTGA
- the KIAA2013 gene encoding uncharacterized protein KIAA2013 homolog yields the protein MWLQQRLKGLPGLLSSSWARRLLLLLALLLAACWYLGAGRARRGTGRGAEPRGAAALCLQAATGAWRAQAERGDALPLSEDAAGGGAGPELAGNGFLLLDAAAGRLWVSAAGAGGPALATEYPALVRLRALGGRGEARAALAALRDGAVRRVRCVQTGAGAGAGECVTVREEVVAHRSRPHLYLQRIRIANPTERVAAFEASAPAPAVSPGGRFATSLEKVEERQFLLSSGRLLLAGSPKVVLMVVAAKKLVSRVQVAPKSHFDETVLSVVYTSEPIEVSRLEETFSKLRESARKEMLEVMQMGVEDLFQEHQQTWSDLFISGIEMRKITDLHTPSSETVNMTLYYVLSSMPAPLLDPLITGEDREKMEASLNYADHCFSGHATMHAENLWPAKLTSVTQILQLSDLWKLTLQKRGCKGLVAAGVHGLMQGMVLSFGGLQFTENHLQFQADPEVLHNSYSLRGIHYNKDLINLAVLLDAEGKPFLHVSVKFQDKPVKLYACEAGCMNEPVELTSEARGHTFPVMVTQPITPLLYISTDLIHLQDLRHTLHLKSILAHEEHMAKQYPGLPFLFWFSVASLITLFHLFLFKLIYNEYCGPGAKPLFRSKV from the exons atgtggctgcagcagcggctgaaggggctgccggggctgctctccagcagctgggcgcggcggctgctgctgctgctggcgctgctgcTGGCGGCCTGCTGGTACCtgggggcgggccgggcgcggcggggcacggggcggggggccgagccccgcggcgccgccgcccTCTGCCTGCAGGCGGCCACGGGCGCCTGGCGGGCGCAGGCCGAGCGCGGCGATGCGCTGCCGCTGTCCGAGGATgcggccgggggcggcgcggggccggaGCTGGCGGGTAACGGCTTCCTGCTGCTGGACGCGGCCGCCGGCCGCCTCTGGGTGtcggcggcgggggcgggcggcccggcgcTGGCCACCGAGTACCCGGCGCTGGTGCGGCTGAGGGCGCTGGGCGGGCGCGGCGAGGCGCGGGCGGCACTGGCGGCGCTGCGGGACGGCGCCGTGCGGCGGGTGCGCTGCGTGCAGacgggggccggggcgggcgccgGCGAGTGCGTGACGGTGCGGGAGGAGGTGGTGGCGCACCGCAGCCGGCCGCACCTTTACCTGCAGCGCATCCGCATCGCCAACCCCACCGAACGCGTGGCTGCCTTCGAGGCctcggccccggcccctgccgTCTCGCCGGGCGGCCGCTTCGCCACAAGCCTGGAGAAGGTGGAGGAGCGGCAGTTCCTGCTCTCCTCCGGCCGCCTGCTGCTGGCCGGCAGCCCCAAGGTGGTGCTCATGGTGGTGGCTGCCAAGAAGCTCGTGAGCCGGGTGCAGGTCGCACCCAAATCCCACTTCGACGAGACCGTACTCTCTGTGGTGTACACCTCGGAGCCCATCGAGGTCTCCCGGCTGGAGGAGACCTTCAGCAAGCTGAGGGAGTCGGCCAGGAAGGAGATGCTGGAGGTGATGCAGATGGGGGTGGAAGATCTCTTCCAGGAGCACCAACAGACCTGGTCTGACCTCTTCATTTCAG GGATTGAAATGAGAAAGATCACAGATTTGCATACACCGTCCAGTGAGACCGTTAACATGACGCTCTACTACGTGCTGTCAAGcatgccagcccctctgctaGATCCACTCATTACTGGGGAGGacagagaaaaaatggaagCCAGCCTGAACTATGCTGACCACTGCTTCAGTGGCCACGCAACCATGCACGCAGAGAACCTGTGGCCAGCAAAGCTGACCAGTGTCACCCAGATCTTGCAGCTCTCAGACCTGTGGAAGCTAACTCTCCAGAAACGAGGATGCAAGGGTCTTGTGGCAGCTGGAGTCCATGGACTTATGCAGGGAATGGTGCTTAGTTTTGGGGGTCTGCAGTTCACGGAAAACCATCTTCAGTTTCAGGCTGACCCTGAGGTACTTCACAACAGCTATTCCTTACGTGGGATCCATTACAATAAGGACTTGATTAATCTAGCTGTTCTGCTGGATGCTGAAGGAAAGCCCTTCTTGCATGTGTCTGTGAAATTCCAAGACAAGCCAGTTAAACTATACGCATGTGAGGCGGGCTGTATGAATGAGCCTGTGGAGCTGACCTCAGAGGCACGAGGTCATACGTTCCCTGTCATGGTGACTCAACCCATCACACCACTGCTTTATATATCAACAGATTTGATCCACTTGCAGGACCTGAGACACACGCTCCATCTAAAATCTATTCTGGCTCATGAGGAACACATGGCCAAGCAATACCCAGGCTTACCCTTCCTGTTCTGGTTCAGCGTGGCCTCCTTGATCACGTTGTTTCACTTGTTTCTGTTCAAACTCATCTACAATGAATATTGTGGGCCAGGAGCCAAGCCACTTTTCAGGAGTAAGGTATAA